The Armatimonadota bacterium region GCACGGTGCGGTGGTCGAGCGCGAGTACGGTAAGCCGTGCGTCGTGGGCGTCGACCGGGTGATGACCCGGCTTCACGACGGCCAGAGGGTCGAAGTCGACGGGACGGCGGGGGTGATCCGCGTTCTGTCGTAGCCAGGGGAGGAATCGTCATGAGCATTGAGGTAGAGCTTGTCTCAGTATGTGAAGGTAAAGTAGTGCTAGGGCATCTCGGACTTCTCTTCAATCAACATCCCAGGCGTAAGCATGCGGTAGTTTTGAGTCGCAACATAACAAGGGCATCCAGCTGACCGCCTACGGCCGCGGCTGATGCCAAGCGTTAGGCGGCTACAACAATTGGGCAGCATTGGAGACTTGAATGCAAGACAGCGGAAATCGTAAATGGTACGATAAATTCTCATACATATACGATTGGACTGGCGATTATCCTTATCACCAAGTTCGTAAGAGTGCGATTGACAACCTTCAACTACAGGAAGGAGACGTTGTTGTCGACTTATTCTGTGGTACGGGAATCAATTTTGGGTGTATCCTAGACCACATTGGAGATACAGGAGAGATTATCGGTGTTGATGGATCGGCGGGTATGCTACAACGCGCGGAACAAAGAGTAAAGAAGAAGCATTGGGATACGAAACGAATTCAGTTATTAGAACAAGATTTGAGATACAT contains the following coding sequences:
- a CDS encoding methyltransferase domain-containing protein gives rise to the protein MQDSGNRKWYDKFSYIYDWTGDYPYHQVRKSAIDNLQLQEGDVVVDLFCGTGINFGCILDHIGDTGEIIGVDGSAGMLQRAEQRVKKKHWDTKRIQLLEQDLRYIDEDFFSTTLPESHTSKVLITLGLSAISNWADFFDSLYLAAPAGTRFSIMDIYCEKPTLSAKVINYIGSSDCARKVWEPLKAKSLDYQEEWYRPFRVLKVSAI
- a CDS encoding phosphoenolpyruvate synthase, with the protein product HGAVVEREYGKPCVVGVDRVMTRLHDGQRVEVDGTAGVIRVLS